In the Chryseobacterium sp. MYb264 genome, one interval contains:
- the cas2 gene encoding CRISPR-associated endonuclease Cas2, producing the protein MNAERFNAYRIMWVLVLYDLPTETKANMKDANRFRKGLIDDGFTLFQFSMYVRHCPSRENAEVHIKRVKFMLPKAGKVAIMCITDKQFGDIEIFFARNKEEPPPTFQQLELF; encoded by the coding sequence ATGAATGCCGAAAGGTTTAATGCCTACCGAATTATGTGGGTTTTAGTATTATATGACTTGCCAACCGAAACCAAGGCCAATATGAAGGATGCCAACCGATTCAGGAAAGGTCTGATTGATGACGGATTTACCTTATTTCAGTTTTCAATGTATGTGAGACACTGTCCGAGCCGTGAAAATGCAGAAGTGCATATTAAAAGAGTGAAGTTTATGCTTCCTAAAGCGGGTAAAGTGGCCATTATGTGTATCACAGACAAGCAGTTTGGAGATATTGAAATCTTCTTTGCCAGAAATAAAGAAGAGCCGCCACCAACGTTCCAACAGCTTGAATTATTCTAA
- the cas1 gene encoding type II CRISPR-associated endonuclease Cas1, whose product MITRSIYIGNPAYLKLKDEQMKILCPETKTEKGSVPVEDLGLLMLDHFQITISHHLIQKMMGNNVVVISCDPHHLPHGIMLPLYGHSEHSDRVKDQLEASEPLKKQLWKQTVECKIENQKNLLMRLGNYYEPMLDYQSNVKSGDITNMEGIAAQHYWKYLISLDFLRQRFGDSPNPFFNFGYAVLRSIVARAIVETGLLPVLGIFHKNKYNPYCLADDLMEPYRPFIDLLVMQWLEKYPESEELNKEFKAHILQIATKDVRIDGKTRPLLVAVKTTVTSLYKCYTGEKRLLSYPELL is encoded by the coding sequence ATGATCACCCGTTCCATCTACATCGGCAATCCGGCTTATCTTAAACTCAAAGATGAGCAGATGAAAATACTCTGTCCGGAAACGAAAACAGAAAAGGGGAGTGTACCTGTGGAAGATTTGGGGCTGCTGATGCTGGATCATTTTCAGATTACGATTTCACATCACCTGATTCAGAAGATGATGGGGAATAATGTGGTAGTGATCAGTTGTGACCCTCATCATTTACCCCATGGAATCATGTTGCCTTTATATGGACATTCAGAACATTCGGACCGGGTAAAGGATCAGCTGGAAGCCAGTGAGCCTTTGAAAAAACAGCTTTGGAAACAGACGGTGGAATGCAAAATTGAAAATCAAAAAAATCTACTGATGAGGTTAGGGAATTATTATGAGCCAATGCTCGACTATCAAAGCAATGTAAAAAGTGGTGATATCACCAATATGGAAGGTATTGCCGCACAGCATTATTGGAAATATTTGATCAGTTTAGATTTTCTCAGACAGCGTTTTGGGGATTCGCCCAACCCCTTTTTTAACTTTGGATATGCGGTTTTGAGAAGCATTGTCGCAAGGGCGATTGTAGAAACAGGTCTGCTGCCAGTACTTGGAATTTTCCATAAGAATAAATACAACCCTTATTGCCTTGCCGATGATCTTATGGAACCTTACCGGCCTTTTATTGATCTGCTGGTGATGCAATGGCTGGAGAAATATCCTGAATCTGAGGAGCTGAATAAAGAGTTCAAAGCTCATATTTTACAGATCGCCACTAAAGATGTGAGAATTGACGGTAAAACGAGACCTCTTCTGGTCGCGGTAAAAACGACGGTAACTTCCCTGTATAAATGCTATACCGGTGAAAAAAGGTTACTGTCTTATCCCGAATTATTATGA